One Mya arenaria isolate MELC-2E11 chromosome 5, ASM2691426v1 genomic window carries:
- the LOC128235597 gene encoding alpha-1A adrenergic receptor-like codes for MTGVANNTTYFKDTTAVNSGNIDTEFVPPDFQVTAKNIILAVVLILMDLVTIFGNLLVLLSFAFERRLLQPFNLYILNLAVTDFFVAITAMTFYTLDTLLGYWPFGRIMCGVWIYFDFAMTFASVFTLVAISVDRFWCVTWPIHYKKYNNRFRTVMILICVWLFVVAIWTPPFIGDRLQHNEDHFCIWEPSDNREFVIFVALIGHYIPCLMMMFSYMKVLYVMRSQALKVAVNTDTSLQNERGIDNFSDGQQSIEDDAVRGRKSIIGPSAMTSIEEKLKADCIMTVRGLLEVANVSSC; via the exons ATGACGGGAGTTGCCAATAATACTACGTATTTTAAGGACACCACAGCAGTCAATTCTGGAAATATTGATACGGAGTTTGTGCCTCCAGATTTTCAAGTGACGGCTAAGAACATTATCCTTGCCGTGGTTTTGATTCTCATGGACCTTGTGACGATATTCGGCAATCTGCTTGTACTCCTATCGTTCGCTTTTGAGAGACGTTTATTACAACCATTTAACCTCTACATACTTAACCTAGCAGTAACAGACTTTTTTGTTGCCATAACGGCAATGACGTTTTATACATTAGATACGCTGCTTGGATACTGGCCGTTTGGACGCATCATGTGCGGTGTGTGGATCTACTTTGACTTTGCGATGACATTTGCGTCTGTGTTTACGTTAGTCGCCATCTCCGTAGACCGCTTCTGGTGCGTCACGTGGCCTATCCATTACAAGAAATATAACAACCGTTTCCGAACAGTCATGATACTAATTTGTGTATG GTTGTTCGTAGTTGCAATATGGACACCACCTTTTATCGGCGACCGACTGCAACATAATGAGGACCATTTCTGTATTTGGGAGCCGTCGGACAACCGCGAGTTTGTCATATTTGTGGCGTTGATAGGACATTACATTCCTTGCCTCATGATGATGTTCTCCTATATGAAGGTTCTATACGTTATGCGAAGTCAAGCATTAAAAGTCGCGGTCAATACGGATACCAGCCTTCAAAACGAAAG GGGCATCGACAACTTTTCTGATGGCCAACAGTCCATTGAAGATGATGCAGTTCGTGGACGGAAGTCAATAATTGGACCGTCAGCCATGACGTCAAttgaagagaaactgaaagcgGACTGCATAATGACTGTAAGGGGACTGTTAGAGGTTGCCAATGTCAGCAGCTGTTGA